In Dyadobacter sp. NIV53, a single window of DNA contains:
- a CDS encoding two-component regulator propeller domain-containing protein, protein MSLKTILLLLIGIINSSAQNVPLGNWEAHYSYLSAQHVLQAGNRIFCSSYNGLLSINPENRQIKTFSKADGLSEAGISSMAYNAADNILILAYKSGNIDLIALNGESEPEQITAWPVLINSADLPVSKQISQIIFHKSLAYLATNFGIVVLDAKLQNVEETYRYIGSNGTEMDVKDIAFASDSIYALTSEGILVSSMQPSVNRQYFANWKTVSSPGTVIALSSQTDELYAGFSGKGIFKRSDESWFSIYSSSSQYYSFSNTAESIVATLDKNVVVIPKTDQPKLFASTLFNSPRASFFIETKTIWTADSKNGLLSNIDGDFKSFSPAEADTTINLRTDSTVIDQNGLAWTHLPSYLGGGISVKNITTNQQRILTTAAGNGGLPSSLINSLAIDQDGYIWFGSDKGAGYFLPDDILSGTITDAILPVYGQRKLFANEKCTAISVEPGNRKWIGTRNGLYLFNNDGTELIEQFTASESPLPSDHIIALKFHPEMGMLFIDTPNGMVSYRSNSTAPAEDLSLVTIFPNPVRPGFGGQVGIKGLMDKSVVKITQLSGRLVYETKSEGGTASWDLNDYTGKRARGGIYMVLVISGNGEEKLAGKLAIID, encoded by the coding sequence ATGAGCTTAAAAACTATTCTTCTCCTACTCATTGGCATTATAAACTCTTCCGCACAGAATGTTCCGCTTGGCAATTGGGAAGCACATTACAGTTATTTATCCGCACAGCATGTCCTGCAGGCAGGTAATAGGATTTTTTGCTCTTCGTATAATGGCCTTCTTAGTATTAATCCTGAAAACCGACAAATAAAAACCTTTTCAAAAGCAGACGGTTTGAGCGAAGCTGGTATTAGCAGTATGGCTTACAATGCTGCTGACAATATCCTGATCCTGGCTTACAAAAGCGGAAATATCGATCTTATTGCGTTAAATGGCGAGTCAGAACCTGAACAAATTACCGCCTGGCCAGTGCTCATTAATTCTGCCGATTTACCAGTTAGCAAGCAAATTAGCCAGATAATTTTCCATAAAAGCCTGGCATATCTGGCAACGAATTTTGGTATTGTAGTATTGGATGCGAAGCTTCAAAACGTAGAAGAAACCTATCGTTATATTGGAAGCAACGGAACCGAAATGGATGTTAAAGATATAGCCTTTGCCTCTGATTCTATTTATGCGCTCACTTCGGAAGGAATTTTAGTAAGTTCCATGCAACCTTCGGTTAACCGACAATATTTCGCAAACTGGAAAACGGTTTCATCACCAGGCACAGTTATCGCTCTTTCATCTCAAACTGATGAACTTTATGCAGGTTTCTCAGGAAAGGGAATATTTAAACGGTCAGATGAATCCTGGTTTTCTATATATTCAAGTAGCAGTCAATATTACTCCTTTTCAAATACCGCAGAAAGTATAGTTGCCACACTAGACAAAAATGTTGTTGTTATTCCAAAAACAGATCAGCCAAAGCTATTTGCAAGCACATTATTTAATAGTCCAAGAGCATCATTTTTTATCGAAACAAAAACGATCTGGACTGCTGATAGCAAGAATGGATTGCTGAGTAATATTGATGGTGATTTTAAATCTTTTAGTCCCGCTGAAGCAGATACAACTATCAACCTAAGGACAGATTCAACCGTAATCGATCAAAACGGACTAGCCTGGACACACTTGCCCAGCTATCTCGGAGGAGGAATTTCTGTCAAAAACATAACAACCAATCAACAGCGAATCTTAACAACTGCTGCCGGAAACGGAGGACTGCCTTCCTCATTAATCAATAGCCTGGCGATAGATCAGGATGGATATATATGGTTCGGAAGTGATAAAGGTGCAGGTTATTTCTTGCCGGATGATATTTTAAGCGGAACAATCACAGATGCAATACTGCCAGTTTATGGACAGCGTAAACTTTTTGCAAACGAAAAATGTACCGCCATTTCAGTGGAACCAGGCAATAGAAAATGGATTGGTACACGCAATGGATTATATTTGTTTAATAATGACGGAACCGAGCTGATTGAGCAGTTTACTGCCTCTGAAAGCCCATTACCTTCAGATCATATTATTGCTTTAAAATTCCACCCTGAAATGGGAATGCTTTTTATTGATACACCAAACGGAATGGTATCGTATAGAAGCAATTCAACAGCTCCGGCAGAGGATTTGTCTTTAGTAACCATTTTTCCAAATCCGGTACGTCCTGGATTTGGCGGTCAGGTAGGAATAAAAGGATTGATGGATAAATCAGTCGTAAAAATAACTCAGTTATCCGGCAGGTTAGTATACGAAACTAAGTCGGAAGGAGGAACAGCATCCTGGGATTTAAATGATTACACAGGAAAGAGAGCCCGGGGAGGAATTTACATGGTACTGGTAATTTCCGGAAATGGAGAAGAAAAACTCGCCGGAAAACTAGCCATTATTGACTAA
- a CDS encoding collagen-like protein — protein MLKKYLILVFVSLAIFSIGCDGPKGDVGPVGPKGDTGETGATGPAGADAENPDQTAFFYTNGTKVTDSLGNLEIKYANFFQGSTAEGIKSARWRSISNIY, from the coding sequence ATGCTTAAGAAATATCTAATCCTTGTTTTCGTTAGTCTTGCAATTTTTTCCATTGGTTGTGACGGGCCGAAAGGAGATGTTGGACCTGTAGGGCCAAAAGGTGATACTGGTGAGACAGGAGCTACCGGCCCAGCAGGAGCCGACGCGGAAAATCCTGATCAAACTGCATTCTTTTATACGAATGGCACGAAAGTAACAGATTCTTTGGGTAATCTTGAAATCAAATATGCTAATTTTTTCCAAGGTTCAACGGCCGAAGGTATTAAGTCTGCCAGATGGCGGAGCATTTCTAATATATATTAA
- a CDS encoding malate:quinone oxidoreductase has protein sequence MRIKKSSKVITSDIVLIGAGIMSATLGVLLKKLNPSFTISIFERLDRVTAESSDAWNNAGTGHSAFCELNYTPENEDGSIEISKAIKIAESFEVSKEFWSYLVENEVIESPDSFIRHIPHMSFVWGNENVKYLKNRFDALTRHHLFYGMEYSDKNAEITNWIPLVMDGRDPKEKVAATRMELGTDVNFGALTRSMFDYLEKQDGVTLNLNHEVEDFERGKNGSWTIEVKNRDSKETSFVRSQFVFIGAGGGSLPLLEKSGIPEAKGFGGFPVSGQWLVCTKPEIIEKHQAKVYGKAAVGSPPMSVPHLDTRVIDGKKALLFGPYAGFSTKFLKNGSYLDLPLSIKFNNIKPMLAAGIHNIPLTKYLIDQVRQSPEDRIAALNDYVPGARIEDWELEKAGQRVQVIKKDKDEGGVLEFGTEMVTAADGSLAALLGASPGASTSVSIMIDLIHRCFKDQAQSQDWQNKFKTLIPSFGKSLAKDADLAAKTREKTTEVLRLKGSYLKEDIAV, from the coding sequence ATGCGTATTAAAAAGTCTTCAAAAGTCATAACCTCTGATATCGTTTTGATTGGTGCGGGTATCATGAGTGCAACTCTTGGTGTATTGCTTAAAAAATTAAATCCTTCATTCACAATTTCCATTTTTGAGCGTCTCGACCGTGTTACTGCGGAGAGCTCTGATGCCTGGAATAACGCCGGTACGGGTCATTCTGCATTCTGCGAATTAAATTATACTCCTGAAAATGAGGATGGCTCTATTGAAATTTCAAAAGCAATTAAGATTGCCGAGTCATTTGAAGTTTCAAAAGAATTCTGGTCTTATCTTGTTGAAAATGAAGTTATTGAGTCTCCTGATTCTTTCATACGACATATCCCGCATATGAGTTTTGTCTGGGGAAATGAAAATGTCAAATATCTGAAAAACCGTTTTGATGCACTTACCAGGCATCATTTATTCTATGGAATGGAGTATTCGGATAAAAATGCAGAAATCACCAATTGGATTCCTCTGGTGATGGATGGCAGAGACCCCAAAGAAAAAGTAGCGGCTACCAGAATGGAACTGGGAACTGATGTAAATTTCGGCGCTTTGACCAGATCAATGTTTGATTATCTTGAAAAACAAGATGGTGTAACACTGAACTTGAATCATGAAGTTGAGGATTTTGAACGTGGTAAAAATGGTTCCTGGACAATAGAAGTAAAGAACAGAGACTCAAAAGAAACAAGTTTTGTGCGCTCTCAATTTGTTTTCATAGGAGCAGGTGGCGGTTCTTTACCTCTGCTTGAAAAATCCGGCATTCCGGAAGCAAAAGGTTTTGGCGGCTTTCCTGTTAGCGGGCAATGGCTGGTTTGTACCAAACCGGAAATTATTGAAAAGCACCAGGCAAAAGTGTATGGAAAGGCTGCTGTAGGTTCACCACCTATGTCTGTCCCACATTTGGATACCAGGGTAATTGATGGTAAAAAAGCTTTGTTATTTGGTCCTTATGCGGGTTTTTCTACCAAGTTCCTGAAAAACGGATCATATCTTGATCTTCCACTTTCTATTAAATTTAACAATATTAAGCCAATGCTGGCTGCCGGTATTCACAATATACCTTTGACCAAATATCTTATTGATCAGGTCAGACAATCTCCGGAAGACAGAATTGCGGCATTAAACGACTACGTTCCCGGAGCAAGAATAGAAGACTGGGAACTGGAAAAAGCCGGGCAGCGTGTTCAGGTTATTAAAAAAGATAAGGACGAAGGCGGTGTATTGGAATTCGGAACAGAAATGGTAACTGCCGCTGATGGCTCACTTGCTGCTTTATTGGGAGCATCTCCGGGAGCATCGACATCGGTCTCTATCATGATAGATCTGATTCACCGTTGTTTTAAAGATCAGGCACAATCTCAGGACTGGCAAAACAAGTTCAAAACACTGATTCCGTCATTCGGAAAATCATTGGCAAAAGATGCGGACCTGGCTGCTAAAACCCGTGAAAAAACAACCGAAGTATTACGTCTTAAAGGTTCTTACCTCAAAGAAGATATTGCAGTATAG
- the gcvT gene encoding glycine cleavage system aminomethyltransferase GcvT — protein sequence MKTIPLHQIHIDLGAKIVPFAGFNMPVRYSSDLEEHHTVRNNVGVFDVSHMGEFSVKGPKALDLIQKVTANDASALYDGKVQYSYLPNAEGGVVDDLLVYRIAEDDYMLVVNASNIEKDWNWIQNHNTEGVEMSNLSDDLCLLAVQGPNATATLQKLTEVDLAAMEYYTFKIGQMAGINEVIISATGYTGSGGFEIYIKNEDAGKMWNAIFEAGKEFDIKPVGLGARDTLRLEKGFCLYGNDIDDATSPLEAGLGWVTKFSKSFINSENLKLQKETGLQNKLIGFEMIDRGIPRGHYELYDADGNKLGDVTSGTQSPTLQKGVGLGYVPTAYSKPETEIFVKVRDRMLKAKVVKLPFVKN from the coding sequence ATGAAGACGATTCCACTTCACCAGATACATATAGATTTAGGTGCCAAAATAGTACCGTTTGCAGGTTTTAATATGCCTGTGCGCTATTCCTCAGACCTGGAAGAACACCATACAGTAAGAAATAATGTAGGTGTTTTTGATGTATCGCACATGGGTGAATTTAGTGTAAAAGGCCCGAAAGCACTGGATCTGATACAAAAAGTAACTGCAAATGATGCTTCTGCTTTATATGATGGTAAAGTCCAATACAGCTATCTGCCTAATGCTGAAGGCGGTGTAGTGGACGATCTTTTGGTTTACAGAATTGCCGAAGACGACTATATGCTCGTTGTAAATGCTTCTAATATTGAGAAAGACTGGAACTGGATTCAGAATCACAATACAGAAGGTGTTGAAATGAGTAATTTATCAGATGATCTTTGCCTGCTTGCTGTACAGGGGCCAAATGCAACCGCTACATTACAAAAACTGACAGAAGTTGATCTGGCAGCAATGGAATATTATACTTTTAAAATCGGGCAAATGGCCGGTATAAATGAGGTAATCATTTCTGCCACCGGTTATACCGGTTCAGGAGGTTTTGAAATTTATATTAAAAATGAAGATGCCGGAAAAATGTGGAATGCTATTTTCGAGGCTGGTAAAGAATTCGATATCAAACCGGTAGGATTAGGAGCGCGGGATACATTGCGGTTGGAAAAAGGATTTTGTTTATATGGAAATGATATAGATGATGCTACTTCTCCACTTGAAGCCGGATTGGGCTGGGTTACCAAATTCTCAAAAAGCTTTATCAATTCTGAAAATTTAAAACTGCAGAAAGAAACGGGTCTGCAAAACAAACTGATCGGTTTTGAAATGATTGACCGTGGAATTCCGCGTGGCCATTATGAATTATACGATGCAGATGGGAACAAACTGGGAGATGTCACTTCCGGAACCCAATCTCCTACACTACAAAAAGGTGTCGGGCTTGGGTATGTACCAACAGCTTACAGCAAACCGGAAACGGAAATATTTGTGAAAGTCCGCGACCGTATGCTGAAAGCCAAAGTTGTGAAACTTCCTTTTGTAAAAAACTAA
- a CDS encoding asparagine synthase-related protein yields the protein MILKGTIDFRSYSIEIASTYFESECSISWGNSLINVNGCKCSLKQDHLDDSIQVKEPNNILTILKLSPALICEESFFTYSDVSNLIPISTSGLNIWYCAESNIICILRNEFGIIPLFYIHIPNSFFAFSTDLPTLLGMKKVRNVIEIDSQRIIDYLTFRSDSNIDYDSSTFYHQIKSSLPGHILYVKSENVKSKPVIKFNPYKYENLKTKEDFGDAIQNALKKSVYLATVNGSVVSHLSGGLDSSSLSAITKLLFPNRQLQTLYAETRTKFADEDYYARSVAEKIDSVHYSVEPQKNDFELLKLYISIYGHPECMVLSPSLQGSMLKFAQTLGSKTMLNGHDGDSIVGTGLEYLSELFKKREWNKIESILSNKINDPSYTSVNKNWNYLSPINKYGFLKNDFFLRKLIEILRYKKYKKFASVYFEVYNKFGISPFLLLKRGIVSLYNNIAGNKVPNSLLRNGIERKSSAFSNSLSEALRGELSEQFQDDFKSVFNRQSIVFNEELFALGNYYSIHVALPYYDKNLFELCLATPTEIKFDNGIGRGHLRQAMKDILPEVVRTRQDKAAFGLYGRDAVLRMLQQGSDYMENTIEVWNYVDKKKYKHAINIMLKKDQPSYIYSRCQFLIMRTISLSLWLDWFNERKSS from the coding sequence TTGATTCTTAAAGGCACTATCGATTTCAGATCATATTCCATTGAAATTGCTAGTACTTATTTTGAATCAGAGTGCTCTATTTCATGGGGAAATAGCTTAATCAATGTAAATGGCTGTAAGTGTTCTTTAAAACAGGATCATTTAGATGATTCAATTCAAGTTAAAGAACCCAATAATATTTTAACTATTTTAAAACTCTCTCCTGCATTAATTTGTGAAGAGAGTTTTTTCACATATAGTGATGTTAGTAATTTAATTCCAATTTCAACTTCCGGTTTGAATATCTGGTATTGCGCCGAGTCAAACATTATATGTATTCTTAGAAATGAATTTGGAATAATTCCTTTATTTTATATTCATATCCCCAATTCCTTTTTTGCATTCTCAACAGACCTTCCTACTTTATTAGGAATGAAAAAGGTTCGGAATGTAATTGAAATAGATTCACAAAGAATTATTGATTACTTAACTTTTAGAAGTGATTCTAATATAGATTATGATTCGTCTACTTTTTATCACCAAATTAAATCTTCTCTACCAGGGCATATTCTTTATGTAAAATCGGAAAATGTAAAATCAAAACCGGTTATAAAGTTCAACCCTTATAAGTACGAAAACCTTAAAACTAAGGAGGATTTCGGAGATGCTATACAAAATGCGCTTAAAAAATCGGTATACCTGGCAACTGTAAATGGTTCTGTAGTATCACATCTTAGTGGAGGATTGGACTCTTCGTCACTAAGTGCAATTACAAAGCTGTTATTCCCAAATCGCCAGTTACAAACCCTTTATGCAGAGACTCGCACTAAATTTGCAGATGAAGATTACTATGCCAGATCTGTTGCAGAAAAAATAGATTCTGTTCACTACAGTGTTGAACCTCAAAAAAATGACTTTGAACTACTCAAGTTATACATTTCTATATATGGACATCCAGAATGCATGGTGCTAAGCCCTTCTTTACAAGGCAGTATGCTAAAATTTGCACAAACCTTGGGCAGTAAAACGATGCTTAATGGTCATGACGGTGATTCAATTGTTGGAACGGGATTAGAATATCTATCTGAATTATTCAAGAAAAGAGAATGGAATAAAATAGAATCGATATTATCAAATAAAATTAATGACCCTTCCTATACCTCCGTTAATAAAAATTGGAATTATTTGTCCCCAATTAACAAATACGGCTTTTTAAAGAATGATTTTTTTCTTAGAAAGCTCATTGAAATATTACGATATAAAAAATATAAGAAATTTGCTTCGGTGTATTTTGAAGTATACAATAAATTTGGCATTTCTCCTTTCTTATTATTGAAAAGAGGAATTGTTTCCTTATATAATAATATTGCTGGTAATAAGGTTCCTAATTCATTGTTAAGAAATGGAATTGAGAGAAAAAGCTCGGCTTTCTCAAACAGTCTTTCAGAAGCACTTCGGGGAGAGTTATCTGAACAATTTCAAGACGACTTTAAATCTGTCTTTAATAGGCAATCAATTGTATTTAATGAAGAGTTATTTGCACTGGGGAATTATTATTCAATTCATGTTGCTCTACCTTATTATGATAAGAACTTATTCGAACTTTGCTTAGCAACACCAACTGAGATAAAATTTGATAATGGAATCGGAAGAGGTCATTTGCGACAAGCTATGAAAGATATTTTGCCAGAGGTAGTAAGAACCCGTCAAGACAAAGCTGCATTCGGTTTATATGGAAGAGATGCTGTTTTACGCATGTTACAACAGGGAAGTGATTATATGGAAAACACCATTGAAGTATGGAATTATGTAGATAAAAAGAAGTACAAACATGCCATTAACATAATGCTAAAAAAAGATCAGCCATCATATATATATAGTCGTTGTCAATTTTTGATAATGCGTACAATTTCACTTTCTTTATGGCTGGATTGGTTTAATGAGCGTAAATCTTCTTAG
- a CDS encoding T9SS type A sorting domain-containing protein, producing MKVEWSTAWERSNNHFVIERSNDAKNFQEIGYVDAKGDTDLKSNYVYYDSKPLSGISYYRLLQVDNQENNNGNATEGKKTYSRIVAVNNPNINLVVVAPNPSVSQFKIQLDKSLELKSWNLSSIQGRILIPESKADILDLTHYPAGEYILNITSTDGKVYYKKVVKQ from the coding sequence GTGAAGGTAGAATGGTCAACGGCTTGGGAGAGAAGTAATAATCATTTTGTGATTGAGCGTAGTAATGATGCCAAAAACTTTCAAGAAATTGGATATGTAGACGCAAAAGGAGATACTGATTTGAAAAGTAATTATGTTTATTATGATTCAAAACCACTTTCAGGAATAAGTTATTATAGATTGCTTCAAGTGGATAATCAAGAGAATAATAACGGAAATGCAACCGAAGGGAAGAAGACATATTCTAGAATCGTTGCTGTAAATAATCCAAATATCAATCTAGTTGTTGTAGCTCCAAATCCAAGTGTTTCTCAATTTAAAATACAATTGGATAAGTCCCTGGAACTAAAATCTTGGAATTTAAGCAGTATCCAAGGTAGGATTTTAATTCCCGAAAGTAAGGCGGATATACTAGATCTAACTCATTATCCTGCTGGGGAATATATCTTAAACATTACTTCTACTGATGGTAAGGTATATTACAAAAAGGTAGTTAAACAATAG
- a CDS encoding 2-phosphosulfolactate phosphatase: MKQLDVCLTPDLLHLHRLDNSIVVVADVFRATSCMVTGLAYGIKSITPVATIEECKLLQDKGYIAAAERDAKKEEGFDLDNSPFSYMDERLIGAQIAMTTTNGTLSITKARASAVKVMVGSFLNLGALANHLRSEPYDVLVLCAGWKGRPNLEDTLFAGALADALKDQFILREDGTLMAQRLYEQAKGNLLASVSNSSHVRRLQRLGIHKDIAYCLQKDLYDVVPILRGSTLVAMH, encoded by the coding sequence ATGAAACAACTTGATGTTTGTTTGACTCCCGATCTACTTCATTTACACAGACTTGATAATTCCATTGTTGTTGTAGCCGACGTTTTCAGAGCTACTTCCTGCATGGTAACCGGCCTGGCTTACGGAATAAAAAGCATAACTCCGGTTGCAACTATTGAGGAATGTAAACTTTTACAGGATAAAGGCTACATTGCTGCTGCTGAGCGCGATGCAAAAAAAGAAGAAGGTTTCGATTTAGACAATTCACCTTTCAGTTATATGGACGAGCGCCTTATTGGTGCTCAAATAGCAATGACTACCACCAATGGTACGTTATCTATCACAAAAGCAAGGGCATCTGCCGTAAAAGTAATGGTCGGCTCTTTTCTTAATCTGGGTGCGCTGGCAAATCATCTCCGGTCTGAACCTTATGATGTGCTAGTACTTTGTGCAGGCTGGAAAGGAAGGCCAAATCTGGAAGATACGCTATTTGCAGGGGCGTTGGCTGATGCATTAAAAGACCAGTTTATCCTGCGGGAAGACGGAACTTTGATGGCACAGCGTTTGTACGAACAAGCTAAGGGAAATTTACTTGCATCTGTTTCCAACTCTTCCCATGTAAGAAGATTACAACGACTGGGAATTCATAAAGACATAGCTTATTGCCTGCAAAAGGATTTGTATGATGTTGTTCCAATTCTTCGGGGAAGTACTTTGGTAGCAATGCATTAA